The proteins below come from a single Felis catus isolate Fca126 chromosome A1, F.catus_Fca126_mat1.0, whole genome shotgun sequence genomic window:
- the LOC101100977 gene encoding olfactory receptor 14A16-like, with product MENFTSGGTFFLMGFSDIREIQILHAVLFLLIYLAAILGNLLIITLTTKDHQLHTPMYFFLKNLSFLDLCFISITVPKSIMNSLMNQNTISFLGCVSQVFFFFLLASTEVALLTVMSYDRYVAICHPLRYDIIIGHEACIQMATSSWISGCLNAILHTASTFSISICGPPEVNQFFCDVPQLLSLACSYNIGELVVIGLSLLLDFGCFVFIDISYYYVFSTVLRMPSVEGRHKAISTCLPHLIVVTLFLSSGFFAYLHPLSKSPSLFDLLVSVFYTVVPPTINPLIYSLRNKDMKMALRKLMNKEEAGSK from the exons atggaaaacttcACCTCTGGAGGAACATTCTTCCTCATGGGCTTCTCAGATATTAGGGAGATCCAGATCTTACATGCGGTCCTGTTTTTGCTAATTTACCTAGCAGCCATACTGGGGAACCTTCTCATCATCACCCTCACGACCAAGGATCATCAGCTCCACACTCCAATGTACTTTTTCCTGAAGAACCTGTCTTTTCTGGATCTCTGCTTCATTTCCATCACTGTTCCAAAATCCATCATGAACTCTCTAATGAATCAAAACACAATTTCCTTTCTTGGATGTGTTTCAcaggtctttttcttcttcctcttagcCAGTACAGAAGTAGCACTACTCACAGTCATGTCTTATGACCGCTATGTTGCCATCTGCCATCCTCTCAGATATGACATCATCATAGGCCATGAAGCTtgcatacagatggccacctcTTCATGGATCAGTGGATGTCTCAATGCAATTCTTCATACAGCTTCTACCTTTTCCATATCCATATGCGGGCCTCCTGAAGTTAATCAGTTCTTCTGTGATGTCCCACAACTCCTCTCTCTTGCCTGTTCATATAACATTGGGGAATTAGTAGTCATTGGCCTCAGCCTACTGTTAGATTTTGGCTGTTTTGTGTTTATTGATATTTCTTACTATTATGTATTCTCCACTGTGCTGAGGATGCCCTCTGTAGAAGGCAGGCACAAAGCTATCTCTACATGTTTGCCTCACCTCATTGTTgtgactctgtttctctcttctgggTTTTTTGCCTATTTACACCCCTTATCCAAATCTCCATCACTCTTTGATTTGCTAGTTTCAGTATTCTATACTGTGGTGCCACCCACCATAAACCCCCTCATCTATAGTCTGAGAAATAAGGATATGAAGATGGCACTAAGGAAATT AATGAATAAGGAAGAAGCA GGCAGCAAATAA
- the LOC101101231 gene encoding LOW QUALITY PROTEIN: olfactory receptor 1C1 (The sequence of the model RefSeq protein was modified relative to this genomic sequence to represent the inferred CDS: substituted 1 base at 1 genomic stop codon): METGNITIIKDFVLLGLSGSAEQQHFLSVLFLCMYLITISGNMLVILVVGFDFHLHLPMYFFLSNLAFVDICFTSTTIPQMIVNIVTDTQTISFIGCLSQLFFFISFVNMDSLLLCVMAYDRYVAICRPLHYTSIMNLHFCVQLVAGLWIVTYLHALLHTLLMAHLXFSASNIIHHFFCDLNPLLKLSCSDISLNVMVIFIVGGLFALTPLICILISYGLIFSTILKITSTQGKQKAFSTCGCHLSVVVLFYGTASAVYFTPSSSFTPESDTLLAMMYTVVTPMVNPFIYSLRNNDMKRTLQKMLCKDLHF, from the coding sequence ATGGAAACAGGAAATATAACAATTATCAAGGATTTTGTCCTTCTGGGACTTTCTGGATCAGCAGAGCAGCAACATTTCCTATCTGTGCTCTTCCTATGTATGTACTTAATCACTATATCAGGCAACATGCTCGTCATCTTGGTTGTGGGCTTTGACTTTCACCTCCATTtacccatgtatttcttccttagTAACTTGGCCTTTGTTGATATCTGTTTTACCTCGACTACTATCCCCCAAATGATAGTGAACATTGTGACTGATACACAGACAATCTCTTTCATAGGATGCCTCAGCcagcttttcttcttcatttcttttgtgaataTGGACAGCCTTCTTCTCTGTGTGATGGCATATGATAGGTATGTGGCAATTTGCCGCCCTTTACATTATACTTCAATTATGAATCTGCACTTTTGTGTCCAGCTAGTGGCTGGGCTCTGGATTGTCACTTATCTCCATGCCCTCTTACACACTCTCTTAATGGCACATCTATAGTTCTCTGCTTCCAATATCATCCACCATTTCTTCTGTGATCTCAACCCTCTCTTGAAGCTCTCTTGCTCTGATATATCCCTCAATGTGATGGTTATTTTTATAGTGGGAGGTCTATTTGCTCTCACTCCCCTTATCTGCATCCTCATATCTTATGGACTGATCTTCTCCACGATCCTGAAGATCACATCTACTCAGGGGAAACAGAAAGCTTTTTCCACCTGTGGCTGCCACCTGTCAGTGGTGGTGTTGTTCTATGGCACCGCCAGTGCTGTCTATttcaccccctcctcctcttttacCCCTGAGAGTGACACCTTGTTAGCCATGATGTATACAGTGGTGACTCCAATGGTAAATCCTTTCATCTACAGTCTAAGGAACAACGACATGAAGAGAACACTTCAGAAAATGCTTTGTAAGGATTTACACTTTTAG